A window of Argopecten irradians isolate NY chromosome 1, Ai_NY, whole genome shotgun sequence contains these coding sequences:
- the LOC138315291 gene encoding probable E3 ubiquitin-protein ligase MID2 isoform X2: protein MEVDTDLQCPICLELFNYPIILPCSHVLCRSPCAEHLFDFNFIRCPVCRDNCYVSGGISSLPRVIALENIIERYKADKKQEQSISVVKSTPEVVTSKTEGGKSICQLCEKTPPRKAKRLCLDCNVSYCGHCLRLSHPNRQPFNTHEIVELSSAPKTAPPEVSGGTSGTCSVHKAVPISLYCLSCEMTICKVCRTSDRHKKHKMAPVEEAFLNVKLSLAEKGEKLKASQSKVVVAIKSQRDSLKDMQQAINKRRDEINSQCDALLAEIENKRHFFLSDLEYEERMRQNDMEDLIKAMDQIQRSAQALLGHTNEVLLQDQVDVLEAACSTSEKLVKSTLDCESVQFTPYDNEFLQEKVVDFRREKNILRDLHYLVAPATPVIDVTRCSRSDSMVVLVISPPFGPHDVIQQYEIHYCSEEQKSLEIEDTVVVKNVPDEKATTRGVPNSSGLVVILLENLCKGTTYYFCVSAINSAGKSANSEVVQCITLLPGESVVPVPVIIESLCRQFATSIQIYSSSPQDVAAEQSISHFLLYRPVALSRAWRTLVLYGRQDHRVFGLDTNVEYEFVIMASNPRGECQISNKVSLQTEANEANV, encoded by the exons ATGGAGGTAGACACCGATCTACAATGTCCAATATGTTTGGAACTCTTCAACTATCCCATAATACTACCATGTTCGCACGTGTTGTGTCGTTCACCATGCGCAgaacatttatttgatttcaactTCATCCGATGTCCAGTTTGTCGCGATAACTGCTACGTAAGTGGGGGCATATCTAGTCTCCCTAGGGTTATTGCACTGGAAAATATTATCGAACGATACAAAGCAGATAAAAAACAAGAACAATCTATTTCAGTCGTGAAGTCAACGCCGGAAGTCGTTACGTCAAAGACAGAAGGCGGAAAAAGTATATGTCAATTATGTGAGAAAACTCCTCCGCGAAAAGCGAAAAGACTGTGTTTAGATTGCAATGTCTCCTACTGTGGTCATTGTCTTCGTCTGTCGCATCCTAACAGACAGCCGTTTAACACTCACGAGATCGTGGAACTTTCATCAGCGCCTAAGACAGCACCACCAGAAGTGTCAGGTGGAACTTCCGGTACATGCTCAGTACACAAAGCTGTACCGATTTCACTTTACTGTCTGAGCTGTGAGATGACCATATGTAAAGTCTGTCGGACGTCAGACAGACATAAGAAACACAAAATGGCACCTGTCGAGGAAGCGTTCCTAAATGTAAAG TTATCCCTGGCAGAAAAGGGTGAGAAGTTAAAGGCTAGTCAGTCCAAGGTGGTGGTAGCCATTAAATCACAGAGGGACAGCCTTAAAGACATGCAG CAAGCGATAAACAAACGAAGGGACGAGATCAACTCCCAGTGTGACGCACTTCTAGCCGAAATCGAAAACAAACGTCACTTCTTCCTCTCAGACCTAGAGTATGAGGAGCGCATGCGCCAGAACGACATGGAAGATTTGATCAAAGCAATGGATCAAATACAGCGGTCTGCGCAGGCGCTTCTCGGTCATACAAATGAGGTTCTCCTACAAGATCAAGTTGATGTTTTGGAG GCGGCCTGCTCTACGAGTGAAAA ATTGGTGAAGTCCACGCTGGATTGTGAAAGTGTACAGTTCACGCCTTATGACAACGAGTTTCTCCAGGAAAAAGTTGTCGACTTCCGTCGAGAAAAGAATATACTCAGGGATTTACATTACCTTGTTG CACCAGCAACCCCAGTCATTGACGTCACGCGCTGTTCCCGTAGTGACAGCATGGTTGTCTTGGTGATCTCGCCACCGTTTGGACCACATGACGTCATACAACAGTACGAGATTCACTACTGCTCGGAGGAACAGAAGAGTCTGGAGATTGAG GATACAGTGGTAGTAAAGAATGTTCCGGATGAAAAAGCCACTACGCGAGGGGTTCCGAACAGTTCTGGTCTTGTAGTAATTCTTCTGGAAAACCTGTGTAAAGGAACCACTTACTACTTCTGTGTTAGTGCCATTAACAGCGCAGGAAAAAGTGCTAACTCGGAGGTCGTTCAGTGCATTACACTACTTCCGGGAGAAAGTGTGGTACCAG TACCAGTGATTATCGAAAGTTTGTGTCGCCAGTTCGCAACCTCTATACAGATCTATAGTTCTAGTCCTCAAGATGTCGCTGCAGAGCAAAGTATATCTCATTTCCTGTTGTATCGACCTGTGGCCCTGAGTCGCGCGTGGCGTACTCTGGTACTGTACGGACGACAGGACCATCGAGTGTTTGGACTGGACACAAATGTGGAGTACGAGTTCGTCATCATGGCGAGTAACCCACGAGGAGAATGTCAGATATCCAACAAGGTTTCGCTCCAGACCGAGGCTAACGAGGCGAATGTGTAG
- the LOC138315291 gene encoding probable E3 ubiquitin-protein ligase MID2 isoform X1, producing MEGISFWSADGDSLCLRKLEPTRSSSSPSKPDQSPAQRLLDRDSVGINLHTSNRKRSQPSPRKSKLGYFLRSQMEVDTDLQCPICLELFNYPIILPCSHVLCRSPCAEHLFDFNFIRCPVCRDNCYVSGGISSLPRVIALENIIERYKADKKQEQSISVVKSTPEVVTSKTEGGKSICQLCEKTPPRKAKRLCLDCNVSYCGHCLRLSHPNRQPFNTHEIVELSSAPKTAPPEVSGGTSGTCSVHKAVPISLYCLSCEMTICKVCRTSDRHKKHKMAPVEEAFLNVKLSLAEKGEKLKASQSKVVVAIKSQRDSLKDMQQAINKRRDEINSQCDALLAEIENKRHFFLSDLEYEERMRQNDMEDLIKAMDQIQRSAQALLGHTNEVLLQDQVDVLEAACSTSEKLVKSTLDCESVQFTPYDNEFLQEKVVDFRREKNILRDLHYLVAPATPVIDVTRCSRSDSMVVLVISPPFGPHDVIQQYEIHYCSEEQKSLEIEDTVVVKNVPDEKATTRGVPNSSGLVVILLENLCKGTTYYFCVSAINSAGKSANSEVVQCITLLPGESVVPVPVIIESLCRQFATSIQIYSSSPQDVAAEQSISHFLLYRPVALSRAWRTLVLYGRQDHRVFGLDTNVEYEFVIMASNPRGECQISNKVSLQTEANEANV from the exons GCACAGCGCCTCTTAGATCGTGACAGCGTAGGGATTAACCTTCATACCTCTAATAGGAAACGGAGCCAGCCGTCACCAAGGAAATCCAAACTCGGCTATTTCCTACGATCTCAAATGGAGGTAGACACCGATCTACAATGTCCAATATGTTTGGAACTCTTCAACTATCCCATAATACTACCATGTTCGCACGTGTTGTGTCGTTCACCATGCGCAgaacatttatttgatttcaactTCATCCGATGTCCAGTTTGTCGCGATAACTGCTACGTAAGTGGGGGCATATCTAGTCTCCCTAGGGTTATTGCACTGGAAAATATTATCGAACGATACAAAGCAGATAAAAAACAAGAACAATCTATTTCAGTCGTGAAGTCAACGCCGGAAGTCGTTACGTCAAAGACAGAAGGCGGAAAAAGTATATGTCAATTATGTGAGAAAACTCCTCCGCGAAAAGCGAAAAGACTGTGTTTAGATTGCAATGTCTCCTACTGTGGTCATTGTCTTCGTCTGTCGCATCCTAACAGACAGCCGTTTAACACTCACGAGATCGTGGAACTTTCATCAGCGCCTAAGACAGCACCACCAGAAGTGTCAGGTGGAACTTCCGGTACATGCTCAGTACACAAAGCTGTACCGATTTCACTTTACTGTCTGAGCTGTGAGATGACCATATGTAAAGTCTGTCGGACGTCAGACAGACATAAGAAACACAAAATGGCACCTGTCGAGGAAGCGTTCCTAAATGTAAAG TTATCCCTGGCAGAAAAGGGTGAGAAGTTAAAGGCTAGTCAGTCCAAGGTGGTGGTAGCCATTAAATCACAGAGGGACAGCCTTAAAGACATGCAG CAAGCGATAAACAAACGAAGGGACGAGATCAACTCCCAGTGTGACGCACTTCTAGCCGAAATCGAAAACAAACGTCACTTCTTCCTCTCAGACCTAGAGTATGAGGAGCGCATGCGCCAGAACGACATGGAAGATTTGATCAAAGCAATGGATCAAATACAGCGGTCTGCGCAGGCGCTTCTCGGTCATACAAATGAGGTTCTCCTACAAGATCAAGTTGATGTTTTGGAG GCGGCCTGCTCTACGAGTGAAAA ATTGGTGAAGTCCACGCTGGATTGTGAAAGTGTACAGTTCACGCCTTATGACAACGAGTTTCTCCAGGAAAAAGTTGTCGACTTCCGTCGAGAAAAGAATATACTCAGGGATTTACATTACCTTGTTG CACCAGCAACCCCAGTCATTGACGTCACGCGCTGTTCCCGTAGTGACAGCATGGTTGTCTTGGTGATCTCGCCACCGTTTGGACCACATGACGTCATACAACAGTACGAGATTCACTACTGCTCGGAGGAACAGAAGAGTCTGGAGATTGAG GATACAGTGGTAGTAAAGAATGTTCCGGATGAAAAAGCCACTACGCGAGGGGTTCCGAACAGTTCTGGTCTTGTAGTAATTCTTCTGGAAAACCTGTGTAAAGGAACCACTTACTACTTCTGTGTTAGTGCCATTAACAGCGCAGGAAAAAGTGCTAACTCGGAGGTCGTTCAGTGCATTACACTACTTCCGGGAGAAAGTGTGGTACCAG TACCAGTGATTATCGAAAGTTTGTGTCGCCAGTTCGCAACCTCTATACAGATCTATAGTTCTAGTCCTCAAGATGTCGCTGCAGAGCAAAGTATATCTCATTTCCTGTTGTATCGACCTGTGGCCCTGAGTCGCGCGTGGCGTACTCTGGTACTGTACGGACGACAGGACCATCGAGTGTTTGGACTGGACACAAATGTGGAGTACGAGTTCGTCATCATGGCGAGTAACCCACGAGGAGAATGTCAGATATCCAACAAGGTTTCGCTCCAGACCGAGGCTAACGAGGCGAATGTGTAG